In Spodoptera frugiperda isolate SF20-4 chromosome 1, AGI-APGP_CSIRO_Sfru_2.0, whole genome shotgun sequence, the following are encoded in one genomic region:
- the LOC118273323 gene encoding uncharacterized protein LOC118273323, whose product MVRRYERMSGRQSWNEDDMAKAVAAVVSGKMGYKLAARTFHIPRSTLQRRASKIRYQQPDDPKPLMGHYRRVFTDSQEKDLVGYIKSMEKYFMGVSRRDIRELAYQYAEDNNLNHPFDANTRMAGEDWVRNFLKRNPELLDKSDHECGLEPVNFDQFYHFMCPLS is encoded by the coding sequence ATGGTCAGAAGATACGAAAGAATGAGCGGACGCCAGTCCTGGAACGAAGATGATATGGCGAAGGCTGTAGCCGCTGTGGTGTCAGGTAAGATGGGATACAAACTGGCTGCCAGGACATTTCACATACCTCGCTCCACTCTGCAAAGGCGTGCCAGCAAGATAAGGTACCAGCAGCCTGACGATCCAAAGCCTTTAATGGGACATTACCGAAGAGTCTTCACAGATAGTCAAGAAAAAGACTTGGTTGGATACATCAAGAGTATGGAAAAGTATTTCATGGGTGTCTCCAGGAGGGACATTCGGGAATTAGCGTATCAGTATGCAGAAGACAACAATCTGAATCACCCATTCGATGCCAACACTAGAATGGCAGGCGAAGACTGGGTAAGGAATTTTCTGAAAAGAAATCCAGAATTGCTAGACAAGTCAGATCACGAATGTGGCTTGGAGCCCGTGAACTTTGATCAGTTCTACCACTTTATGTGTCCGTTGTCATGA